GCACATTATTGGAGATGTGTTAATAAAATCTGTACTAAACAAGAGTATGTGGGCAGTTTAGCAATCACAAGGGGTACAAGGTCGGAATATATCGGGGGTGCAGTAGTATGTTGTAAGTCGGAAGCGCCTTTTGATGAAGGCGCCTTTGAGAATGTAGAACAACACCCCAACGTGAGTTAAGGATCGACGTAGTGCCTGAGATTTCGCGCGATGAAGTCGCCCACTTGGCCAAGCTGTCTCGTTTGGCGTTGACTGATGAAGAACTGGATCGATTTGCTGAGCAAATCGATGGAATCATCGGAAACGTGAGCGCAGTGCAGCAGGTAGCAGCAGAAGGCGTGGAGCCTATGAGCCACCCGCACTCTATTAAAACCACGATGCGTGAGGACGTCGTTGAACAGATCCTCACTCCAGAACAGGCTCTTGATCAAGCACCAGCGGTCGATCAGCAGCGCTTCGTCGTGCCACAGATTTTGGGGGAGCAAGATTAATGAATAAATATCTCGTACCAGATTCCGGACTGACCTCTTTGTCCGCTGCTGAGCTGGCAGAAAAAATCCATAGCCGCGAAGTAACCTCTCGTGAAGTTACCCAAGCGCACTTGGATCGTATCAACGATGTCGACGGGACTCTCCATGCGTTCCTACACGTTGGTACTGAAGAAGCTCTTGCTGCAGCAGACGCTGTGGACGCATCCCTGGACAAGGGTGAAGCCCCAGCATCCGCACTTGCAGGTGTCCCACTGGCACTGAAAGACGTATTTGTTACCACCGATGCGCCTACTACATGTGCATCGAAGATGCTTGAAGGATACGTTGCCCCTTACGACGCAACCGTAACCAAGAAGATCCGCGAAGCTGGTATTCCTATTCTGGGTAAGACCAATATGGATGAGTTTGCTATGGGATCTTCCACGGAAAACTCTGCCTATGGCCCGACTCTTAACCCATGGGATATTGAGCGCACCCCAGGTGGTTCTGGTGGCGGTACCTCTGCGGCACTTGCTTCCGGCGAAGCGCCTTTGGGCATTGGTACCGATACTGGTGGATCGATTCGTCAGCCAGCGGCACTAACAAATACTGTCGGTGTTAAACCAACCTATGGCACGGTTTCTCGCTACGGCTTGGTGGCCTGTGCCTCCTCGCTCGATCAAGGTGGCCCCACTGCGC
The sequence above is drawn from the Corynebacterium rouxii genome and encodes:
- the gatC gene encoding Asp-tRNA(Asn)/Glu-tRNA(Gln) amidotransferase subunit GatC, producing MPEISRDEVAHLAKLSRLALTDEELDRFAEQIDGIIGNVSAVQQVAAEGVEPMSHPHSIKTTMREDVVEQILTPEQALDQAPAVDQQRFVVPQILGEQD